The window aatattagTTAtatatcattttaaaaaaaaaaaactaacaaacAAGAAATTAATTACTACAAAGGCTACAGCCGCAGCGCTGTGTTATATTATTTACAGAAAGCAGATGACACAATGGCTGTAGAAGAGAGCTCAATTATCTCTGATAATTCCTTCCCCTCGGGGCCCTTTGTCCCCACCACCTTATAGTATCTCCTTTCAAAGCTCATCAGCCAAGCCCTAATTTTCAGCTTTTTTTCTCTTAACTATTTCTTCATCTTTGCGTAGGtaaaaatttctttcttttgggAAATTTTCTGATTTCCTTTATGGGTTTTGATGTATTGTTGTGATCCTTCAACCCCTTTTCATTTGATGTGGTGTGGCACTTTCTGGAGGATTCTAATGCAAAAAAGATTCAATTTTTGAGGTTTTTAACTATttgggttctttttttttttgtttcttgaaTAGCTGGGAAAATCCTGTTGAATTTGTTGATGAATGATGCGTATCAGTCTGAGAGTAATTTTCAGCTGTTTGTTGGTGAATATTTCTGTTGTTTCATGCTGAATTTCAATTTCTCGAAAGCTTAATGCAATCTTTTAGTCCAATTTCTTTTCAAtctgaatttatttttttttgtttgcccaGTTAGCTTGTTGTATCCTTACTAGGTCCAAACTTCATTTTTCCAAAGTTTCTTTGTTTAATATAACTTAGTGCGTATTGGAATCAATAGGACTGAACAGAGGATAGTGGAAATAGAAGATTAATATTGTTGACCCTAACAAGTTTGGGACTGAGGTCTAGTTGATTGATCTTTTtcactctttcccttttcccctttaTGATGCTAGCTGAATTTTATGGTTTTGTGGAATTTTAGTAGGAGGCATGCACTGAATTGTTATGATGCTAGCTGAATTTTATGGATTTGTGGCATTTTAATAGAAGCATGCATTGAATTGGTGGGTGCAAGTTATCAAGGTTGCAGCATAAAAAGGGGAAAGACTAATGGGTGGCGTATTGAGTCGGAGTAATCACAAATCTAATGTGGGGGAGCTCATTGAGGGTTCCCAAAGTGCAGCATGCAAGAGACAAAGGACATCAGATAGCTTCTGGGAGCATAGTCCACGATTGATTCCAAGTCTGCCCGATGAGATATCTATTCAAATCCTCGCCAGACTTCCTAGAATACACCACTTAAGTGCAAAATTAGTTTCGCGGAGCTGGAAAGCTGCTGTGATGAGCTCTGAACTTTATAGGTGTAGAAAAGAACTTGGAACGACCGAAGAGTGGCTCTATCTCTTGACAAAGACCGACGGTGATAAGCTTTTGTGGTATGCTTTtgatccaatctccataaagtgGCAAAGGTTGCCACCAATGCCTGCAATGGCAGTCAATGATGGACCTAAAAGTGGTTTATCTGGACTTCGGGCGTGGAACGTGGTGGATTCCAGTATCAGAATTGCTGATGCCATAAGGGGTTGGCTTGGTAGGAAAAATGCTCTGGATCAAGTTCCATTTTGTGGTTGTGCTATTGGAGCTGTTGACGGATGCCTCTATGCACTTGGGGGATTCTTTAGAGCTGCGGCCATGACATCTGTTTGGCGGTATGACCCTATTGTAAACTCTTGGAATGAAGTAAGTCCCATGTCTATTGCGAGAGCTTATTGCAAGACAGGTGTCTTAAATGGAAAGCTTTATGTAGTAGGAGGTGTTACTCGGGATCGTGGTGGACTTACTCCCCTTCAATCTGCTGAAGTATTTGATCCTCATACCGGTGTTTGGTCTGAAGTCCCAAGCATGCCATTTTCAAAAGCTCAGATGCTACCCACTGCTTTTCTTGCTGATCTACTTAAACCTATAGCTACCGGGATGACATCTTATCAGGGGAAACTATATGTTCCTCAAAGTTTGTATTGCTGGCCTTTTTTTGTTGATGTTGGAGGAGAGGTGTATGATCCCGAAACAAATGCATGGGTTGAAATGCCAATTGGCATGGGAGATGGCTGGCCTGCTAGGCAGGCAGGAACAAAGCTGAGTGTCACTGTTGAAGGAGAGCTGTATGCATTGGATCCTTCTACTACTCTAGATAGTGCTAGAATAAAAGTTTATGATCATCAAGATGATTCATGGAAAGTGATTGAAGGAGATATACCCATTAACGACGATTCAGAGTCTCCTTATCTTCTTGCTGGTTTTCTTGGAAAGCTCCATGTGATTACTAAAGATGCAAATCACAATATCATGGTCATGCAAGCTGATAGGCAGAATCATTTAGTTCCTTCTCCATCAACCTCATCAAATAAAATTGTACATGAAGTTCCAGAACTGGTTTTAGGATCTGAAGCGAATATGTGGAGAGTTATTGCATCGAGAAGTGGTGGATCTGCAGAGCTGGTTAGCTGCCAGATCCTTGATGTATAGTTATGTCACGTAAGGTTGCGATTCACCTTGTTTTGATGTTGCCTTTCTGTATTTTCCCTCAGTTAATACAACCAGATAGTTTTATGATGTACGTGAAGCTCAGTCTTGAGGAAACAGCAACACTGTATATTGCAGCCtccaaacatatatatatttccACAGAGATAATATAATTCGGCTAAAGTATGTTGTATGATCTGTGTGCATGTCTGGTCAGGTAATTCTTTTGTGGTCAGCAAAATTGATCCTTTAGGCACTTGATTTCTCATGCAGCCATGGaaagaacttgaattatatgtGCGCGCTAATGTAATGATGCTCCTCTTTAAACAACTTTAATAAGGGCAATATGCTAATGGTGAATGAAATTATACTGTTTTCGCCAATCCTCTGTTCCTTCTGAGTTCTCAAAAGATAGCATTGCACACTATAGACTACTTTATGAACTATATATATAGAACTGTTTCCAATTAATCTTTTGTAGACTGATATCAATCTCCTACTTCTCTGATGCTTTCTGCATAGCGAGATATCTGAAGCATCGAAAATTTTCTTTCCCGTTATCTGGCATTCACCAATAAACTTTCTTGAAACACAAAAATTGGCAGGCAACTGAAAATTTTAGTACTGTAAAGTTGTGTGTTTATTTGTCTAACAAACAACcactagaaaaagaaaatacatttGTGCTTCCACAGCCATTCCTGCTGTGGATTAACTTTCACATTCAAACCTGTAAAAATGACCCAATATACTATAGACATTCTGATGTCATCAAAATTCCTGACATACAAATATAAgcttaaaaatgaaaaagaaggaaaataatatGCACAAAGATGAAATTGGGcaattacaaatacaaagagGATAATGAGTCCTATATGTGCTGCTGGCAGAATTGCAGAAAGATCGATCATCTTGGCCCTGATAACTCATCAGGTCGTAGATTATAAGTGGAGTCTGCGATAATCCAATCAGTGTGAGGGTGGTGAGCGGGATAGTCCTGACGGACCATCTCCTCTTTCTGCCATTCTTCCCACCTCTCAGCCAGGCCATCACCTTCAAGCATTCTCACCACTTCTGACATCTTTGGACGTTCCATTGGCGAGCTCCCTGTACAGAGAAGAGCTACCCGAATAAGCTGTTCCACCTCTTCTTCTTCATAATTACCTTGAAGATCTGCATCTACTAATGTTTCATACTTCTTGTCCTTCAGAAGTCCCTTGACCTGAAATTTCAGCCAATTTTTAGAGGTCAACAAAGGTACATAACCATTCATTCATATGGCTGCCATTTACAACAAAACACCTCATCACGTCACTCAATAATTAATTTCATCAAAATAATAAGAAAGCATTCACCAAAGAAGCTATAGGAGACTGAGAAGACAGAAAACCGGAGAGCATGAGGCTCCTGATTCTCTGCTCATATTTGAATCGCATTGAATTTCCAAGTTCAGAAGTCACTTCATTTAATTTCCAAGTTTGAGTAGTCACTTTATTTAATTTCCCTAATAGTTCAAGTTAACTTCAACCACAGTGAAACGCTTGCCGTCCTCTCTTTCACTCCTCAAGGAAAAGTTCCTTTTCTCGAGGATCCTCCCAAAGGAGTCCCCTTTCGCTAAGCGTATCTTTACCTCACCTACATTCCAATGCAACACTAACCAAATACAGAGGAAATAGCCAAGCAATTCAGTACAAAAAAAGAATATATACTATTCTCTCTGCATAAAAGTGACAGTCAATTTGGCATGGAAGGAGTATCTGAATCTTCCGATGCAGGGATAAGCAAGATAAGTGTTTCTGCTAACCAAAGGGAGAAAGAGATTTTTACACTAAAGATCAATTATCGAACAATCTGCTATTATTAGATAATAAAACTTATCCACCCTGACCTTAACACAAATGTGACAAACATTTTAGCAAGAAATGGTTAAGTtctagaaaaacaaagaaaatacagAGTGCGCATAAATCCAAGTCACATGCAGAATATTATTTTGGAAACCTGGATGTTTTGAATGATCTAATAtcaaaaataactgaaatcataCATGCTAAACTGCAAAGTAAGCCCTACTAGAACTcacaataatttttttataaggtAAAGCTCACAATATAAATCCATACTTATTAATTTAGACACAAATTCGCAGCTTTGAGACttgagagaagaaagaaagagagcTATGAGCTTGTATTATATGCGTAAAAGAATGAGGGAGATGAGAAGAATCTGAGATTTGTCGTTGAGGGGAGTATAGTGGATGTGGGTTAAATACAGGGGTAGGGAAGGGAGAAAAGGGCAGAAATGGGATTGGGGATATAAGAGGGAAAGGCAGGGAAAGGGACGTGACAGAGTCGCTTACTCGCTTATCTGCTCGTCCCCATTTGGCGTGGTAGGGTTGTTGTCTGTATGATTTGCAACTAATGATAAGAAATGATGCAGGTTTTACAAATCAGCTTTTCGTCATGTTGGGTACAGAAGCGATGGTGTTCTGCTTGCAGGCAGACGAATGCAGGAAAGTGGGTCCCTCTCACCTATGCTCACTTCCATTTTAAAAGTCAGCGGCACGACAAAAACTGGCAATTACAAAGAATATCAAGCTTTGACTtataaaagagaagagaaaaatgattGAGGTCTCCAGAATTAATCAGAAAAGATCTACAGATAAGCTAGAATTAGAACAACTAGAGTATGTACAGAAGTTAGTAAATGCTTACCCAATCTAGCAACATGACATCATCATCATTTGCAAGTCGAGCAAGATCAAAAGCCCGTTGCCCAGTTATGAGCTCTAGAAGCAAACTTTCAATAATACCCAATcttcttctttgaactccaaatccctatgacGGACATCCAAATAGGACTTCTAACGACTCTAAGTAGTCTTCAATCGCCATGAGTTTGGCTAACCCAAAATCCCCAACAACTGCTTCATACTCCTCATCCAACAATATATTTGCAGCTTTGACATCACGGTGAATGATCTTAGGGTCGCAATGATCATGTAAATAAGCAAGGCCTCTTGCAGATCCAAGTGCTATACGCTTCCTTATTGACCACTCGAGTGGTGGATCTGATTCTGGCCGCTCTACAAGAATGTCAATTCCCCGTAAGAACAAATTCAGGATGTTAAGTAAACTAGTGGCAATTTCCTATTTTGGCTTAAAGAGAATTTACTTATCGGTATCGTGTGCTTCAAGCACAACTAAGAATTACTTTCTATTCCTGACACTACGAATTTAGATGATAAAACTTGAAGAGATATCATAATGTTTGGTAGACATCAAGGATGACAACACTTGTGAAATTGCTTGATAGAACACGAGTAAAAAGAAACATCAACTTCGCACTAGGATTTCATACTCATAATTATAACTCACTAACTACTAATACAACCACTACAAATATCAAATAATGTCAAGTTTACACAATGATCTACAACTCTGCAGTAACTTCTCCAAATTTATCACTAGACCATAACTTAATtccaaaaaagaataaataaacaTTTTTCTGAGAATGaaaaaagaacaaataaataaacattGTTATTGGTTTTTAGCTTTTTCGAGTGCTTGAGCTGATGTATTTTGACTAAATGAAGGAGGAATAGAAAAAGAAATGCAGAAAATTCCAGACTAAGAGATACCTCTTAAGCGCGAAGCAACACTTCCATTCGACATGTATGGATAAAC of the Nicotiana tabacum cultivar K326 chromosome 7, ASM71507v2, whole genome shotgun sequence genome contains:
- the LOC107783054 gene encoding F-box/kelch-repeat protein At1g22040-like; its protein translation is MGGVLSRSNHKSNVGELIEGSQSAACKRQRTSDSFWEHSPRLIPSLPDEISIQILARLPRIHHLSAKLVSRSWKAAVMSSELYRCRKELGTTEEWLYLLTKTDGDKLLWYAFDPISIKWQRLPPMPAMAVNDGPKSGLSGLRAWNVVDSSIRIADAIRGWLGRKNALDQVPFCGCAIGAVDGCLYALGGFFRAAAMTSVWRYDPIVNSWNEVSPMSIARAYCKTGVLNGKLYVVGGVTRDRGGLTPLQSAEVFDPHTGVWSEVPSMPFSKAQMLPTAFLADLLKPIATGMTSYQGKLYVPQSLYCWPFFVDVGGEVYDPETNAWVEMPIGMGDGWPARQAGTKLSVTVEGELYALDPSTTLDSARIKVYDHQDDSWKVIEGDIPINDDSESPYLLAGFLGKLHVITKDANHNIMVMQADRQNHLVPSPSTSSNKIVHEVPELVLGSEANMWRVIASRSGGSAELVSCQILDV